A DNA window from Myxococcus xanthus contains the following coding sequences:
- a CDS encoding ArsR/SmtB family transcription factor, whose translation MEELSQSFRVLGDPTRLRILRLVAEAPLNVTELVSLVGVAQSSVSHHLGKLKGLGLLREERHAGYSYYSLALEQADGRWPLIQMARQAEDAAGDSARLKDLLRAREDRQALNERLLEPGQSWFLWAGALASLLPPLEVADFGCGTGVLSVAIARWARRVWAIDQNADALEQARERAGREGLENIRFLREDLHRLSLASGSLDLVVISQSLHHVEEPQSVLSESARLLKPGGRLVLLELMPHEERWVLERLGHRHLGFAPESLEAALREAGFTSLTRETHARDGASPFRVFLLTGVKPS comes from the coding sequence ATGGAAGAGCTGTCTCAGTCATTCAGGGTGCTCGGAGACCCGACGCGGCTGCGCATCCTCCGGTTGGTGGCAGAGGCCCCGTTGAACGTGACGGAGCTGGTGTCCCTGGTGGGCGTGGCGCAGTCGTCCGTGTCCCATCACCTGGGCAAGCTGAAGGGCCTGGGCCTGCTGCGCGAGGAGCGCCACGCGGGCTACAGCTACTACTCGCTGGCCTTGGAGCAGGCGGACGGGCGCTGGCCGCTCATCCAGATGGCACGGCAGGCGGAGGACGCGGCGGGGGACTCGGCGCGGCTGAAGGATTTGCTGCGGGCGCGCGAGGACCGGCAGGCCCTCAACGAACGGCTGCTGGAGCCGGGGCAGTCGTGGTTCCTGTGGGCAGGCGCGCTGGCGTCGCTGCTGCCGCCGCTGGAGGTGGCCGACTTCGGCTGCGGCACCGGCGTGCTGAGCGTGGCCATTGCCCGCTGGGCGCGGCGCGTCTGGGCCATTGACCAGAACGCGGACGCGCTGGAACAGGCGCGGGAGCGGGCGGGCCGCGAGGGATTGGAGAACATCCGCTTCCTCCGCGAGGACCTGCACCGGCTGTCGCTCGCGTCCGGCAGCCTGGACCTGGTGGTGATTTCGCAGAGCCTCCACCACGTGGAGGAGCCGCAGTCGGTGCTGTCCGAGTCCGCCCGCCTGCTCAAGCCGGGCGGCCGGCTGGTGCTGTTGGAGTTGATGCCGCACGAGGAGCGCTGGGTACTGGAACGGCTGGGCCACCGGCACCTGGGCTTCGCGCCTGAATCCCTCGAAGCCGCGCTGCGCGAGGCCGGCTTCACGTCCCTGACCCGGGAGACACACGCCCGGGACGGGGCCAGTCCCTTTCGTGTCTTCCTGCTGACTGGAGTCAAACCGTCATGA
- a CDS encoding patatin-like phospholipase family protein yields MATPTHTPTLHELLAGKRFGLVLSAGYFGFYGHAGFLKGLAAAGLSPHAYAGTSAGGMVAAYAAAGTPVRDVEELVLRQTRANFWDPDPIGAVLNADAAGHGLTGLLKGERFRKLLDATLPVRTFEELPHPLLLVGANLTLGSHDVFTSGELAPRVHATCAYPGLFRAVPLEGSLYWDGGLVDKAPALSLHESAVGAELDAILVHYLPSKTRKVVGGPMAYAQGLAAGSAALRQDHFRLQLTVLEQKQVPVYVVVSNLPPVSPTTMERGFDALDQAKLGAERALARPPVPFAQAEW; encoded by the coding sequence ATGGCGACTCCCACCCACACCCCGACCCTTCACGAGCTGCTCGCCGGCAAGCGCTTCGGACTCGTCCTCTCTGCTGGATATTTCGGCTTCTACGGTCACGCGGGCTTCCTCAAGGGACTGGCCGCCGCGGGCCTCAGTCCTCATGCCTACGCGGGCACATCCGCGGGCGGAATGGTGGCGGCCTACGCCGCCGCGGGCACGCCGGTGCGTGATGTGGAGGAGCTGGTGCTGCGCCAGACGCGCGCCAACTTCTGGGACCCGGACCCCATTGGCGCGGTGCTCAACGCGGACGCGGCGGGACACGGCCTGACGGGCCTGCTCAAGGGTGAGCGCTTCCGCAAGCTGCTGGATGCCACGCTGCCGGTGCGCACCTTCGAGGAGCTGCCACACCCACTGCTGCTGGTGGGCGCCAACCTCACGCTGGGCAGCCACGACGTGTTCACCTCGGGCGAGCTGGCCCCGCGCGTCCACGCGACGTGCGCCTACCCCGGCCTGTTCCGCGCGGTCCCCCTGGAGGGCAGCCTGTACTGGGACGGTGGCCTGGTGGACAAGGCCCCCGCGTTGTCGCTGCACGAGAGCGCCGTGGGCGCGGAGCTGGACGCCATCCTCGTGCACTACCTGCCCAGCAAGACGCGCAAGGTGGTGGGCGGCCCCATGGCATACGCGCAGGGGCTGGCCGCGGGCTCGGCGGCGCTGCGCCAGGACCACTTCCGCCTCCAGCTCACCGTGCTGGAGCAGAAGCAGGTGCCCGTCTACGTCGTCGTCTCCAATCTGCCGCCCGTGTCTCCCACCACCATGGAGCGTGGCTTCGACGCGCTGGACCAGGCGAAGCTGGGCGCCGAGCGCGCCCTGGCGCGGCCTCCGGTGCCCTTCGCGCAGGCGGAGTGGTGA
- a CDS encoding S8 family peptidase encodes MPMSSLLSMRPLRYAMLSLSVLAFAPSAVAAPPAKSLKPRALAAKPTGRELAGDAYVERIVVKFHEGSRVRLRDQQLVALSSDRDAAERSLLAGRGLGDARLEADLGHVTSLLERAPRIGAMARLFDEAESTLEARKASGERQSGEQLADLNLYFEVPLMPGTTSERVADLVAALNGLDGVEVAYAEPPPEPAMVNFGMDAAVRSLLAAADLPPVTPLYESNQGYLNAAPGGIDAKYAWTVLGGQGQNVKVVDIEGGWRTTHEDMPDLFHMGGTQYTDQSWRDHGTAVLGEIVGARNAYGVTGIAHQAKAGYESIGAQSTASAITRAATAAGLGGIVLIELHARGPSDGTACSCNTSQCDYIAMEYWQANYDAIKTATANGVIVVEAAGNGSADLDAPAYGSAFNRNTRDSGAIFVGGSTATTRLPMCWTNFGTRVDVHGWGERVYSMGYGNVFGASYGEDQFYTSSFSGTSSASPIVVGAAASAQGVALANGRRLTSTQMRSLLRANGTPQPANTRQIGPLPDLAKVLPKVIAGDY; translated from the coding sequence ATGCCGATGTCGTCGCTCCTGTCGATGCGCCCCCTGCGGTACGCAATGCTGTCCCTGTCCGTGCTCGCCTTCGCCCCCTCGGCGGTAGCGGCGCCGCCCGCGAAGTCCCTGAAGCCGCGCGCACTCGCCGCCAAGCCCACCGGCCGCGAGCTGGCCGGGGACGCCTACGTGGAGCGCATCGTGGTGAAATTCCACGAAGGCAGCCGGGTGCGCCTGCGCGACCAGCAGTTGGTGGCCCTGTCGTCGGACCGGGACGCCGCGGAGCGCTCGCTGCTGGCCGGACGTGGGCTGGGCGACGCGCGCCTGGAGGCGGACCTGGGCCATGTGACGTCACTGCTGGAGCGCGCGCCCCGCATTGGCGCCATGGCCCGCTTGTTCGACGAAGCCGAGTCCACGCTGGAGGCGCGCAAGGCCTCCGGGGAGCGGCAGAGCGGTGAGCAACTGGCGGACCTGAACCTGTACTTCGAAGTCCCCCTGATGCCGGGCACCACGTCCGAGCGCGTGGCCGACCTGGTCGCCGCGCTCAACGGCCTGGACGGTGTCGAGGTGGCCTACGCCGAGCCGCCCCCCGAGCCGGCCATGGTGAACTTCGGCATGGACGCGGCGGTGCGCAGCCTGCTGGCCGCGGCGGACCTCCCCCCCGTCACACCGCTCTACGAGAGCAACCAGGGCTACCTCAACGCCGCGCCTGGCGGCATCGACGCGAAGTACGCGTGGACGGTCCTTGGCGGCCAGGGGCAGAACGTGAAGGTGGTGGACATCGAGGGCGGGTGGCGCACCACGCACGAGGACATGCCCGACCTCTTCCACATGGGCGGCACCCAGTACACCGACCAGAGCTGGCGCGACCACGGCACGGCGGTGCTGGGTGAAATCGTGGGCGCGCGCAACGCCTATGGCGTGACGGGCATCGCGCACCAGGCCAAGGCGGGCTACGAGTCCATCGGGGCCCAGAGCACGGCGAGCGCCATCACCAGGGCGGCCACGGCCGCGGGTCTGGGCGGCATCGTCCTCATCGAGCTGCACGCCCGCGGCCCCTCGGACGGCACGGCGTGCTCGTGCAACACCTCCCAGTGCGACTACATCGCAATGGAGTACTGGCAGGCCAACTACGACGCCATCAAGACGGCCACCGCCAACGGCGTCATCGTCGTGGAAGCGGCGGGCAACGGCAGCGCCGACCTGGATGCGCCCGCGTATGGGAGCGCGTTCAACCGCAACACCCGGGACTCGGGCGCCATCTTCGTGGGTGGCAGTACGGCGACCACGCGCTTGCCCATGTGCTGGACGAACTTCGGCACCCGCGTGGACGTGCACGGCTGGGGTGAGCGCGTCTACAGCATGGGCTACGGCAACGTGTTCGGCGCCAGCTATGGCGAGGACCAGTTCTACACGTCCAGCTTCAGCGGCACCTCCAGCGCGTCCCCCATCGTGGTGGGCGCCGCCGCCAGCGCGCAGGGCGTGGCCCTGGCCAACGGGCGACGTCTGACCAGCACGCAGATGCGCTCGCTGCTGCGCGCCAACGGCACGCCGCAACCCGCGAACACGCGCCAGATTGGCCCGCTACCGGACCTGGCCAAGGTCCTGCCCAAGGTCATCGCCGGCGACTACTGA
- a CDS encoding CoA-binding protein: protein MSWEQNLIEDEAGVERVVKSARRVAVLGIKTEQQSGQPAYYVPDYLARSGVEVVPVPVYYPDVTHILGKPVFRRLTDVPGDLDLVDVFRRPQDIDGHVDELIAKKPKAVWFQSGIRNDAAAEKLAKAGIQVVQDRCLMVDHRRYGER, encoded by the coding sequence ATGAGCTGGGAGCAGAACCTCATCGAGGACGAAGCGGGTGTGGAGCGCGTGGTGAAGAGTGCCCGGCGGGTGGCGGTGCTGGGCATCAAGACGGAGCAGCAGTCAGGGCAGCCGGCCTACTACGTGCCGGACTACCTGGCGCGCTCGGGCGTCGAGGTGGTGCCCGTGCCCGTCTACTACCCGGACGTGACACACATCCTGGGCAAGCCGGTGTTCCGGCGGCTCACGGATGTGCCTGGCGACCTGGACCTGGTGGACGTCTTCCGCCGGCCGCAGGACATCGACGGGCACGTGGACGAGCTCATCGCCAAGAAGCCGAAGGCGGTGTGGTTCCAGTCCGGCATCCGCAACGACGCCGCGGCGGAGAAGCTGGCGAAGGCGGGCATCCAGGTGGTGCAGGACCGCTGCCTGATGGTGGACCACCGCCGCTACGGCGAGCGGTAG
- a CDS encoding DUF2795 domain-containing protein, with the protein MAYGLAEDPALSITPHLDAVEYPVEREQLAAAAADAGAPPDVINLFKCLPRREYATREAVQRDLSEASRRSALGGSRDDDDGVNRDRRNIGRDAVEDAPDGQTRHP; encoded by the coding sequence ATGGCTTATGGACTCGCGGAGGATCCAGCGCTCTCCATCACCCCGCACCTCGACGCGGTGGAGTACCCCGTCGAACGGGAGCAACTGGCGGCGGCTGCCGCTGACGCAGGCGCCCCCCCCGACGTCATCAACCTCTTCAAGTGCCTGCCGCGTCGCGAGTACGCCACCCGCGAGGCCGTGCAGCGGGACCTCTCCGAGGCATCCCGTCGCTCCGCCCTGGGGGGCTCGAGGGACGACGATGACGGGGTGAACCGGGACCGCCGCAACATCGGGCGGGACGCGGTGGAGGATGCACCGGACGGCCAGACGCGTCATCCGTGA
- a CDS encoding YiiX/YebB-like N1pC/P60 family cysteine hydrolase translates to MSAAPLLLAWLTLASTPAAAPPPVHDVFALDEAAFVAQAQTDLALLERHVRGLRGLQEAVKQSRAVYQQKQSVPYTPDQKQLLLSTWAAFFDYFVSVEVIRQRYWDFVKVPAHAHPKKHAWGFLLTHGALTTELAHGLTYAELTLGKKQLEVLLDEPAPEYGLPARAFARFKDKAIHVSTSTQLLTGDGYKEQLRPLLVKAGALDAPRVPWLLQEMKHNSKVAKGLLTRRGATLFAKATVDLTADTAQRAFFPVQRAVAEWMGDTRVRRVGQPLISREQALSLLEKMEPGDIVVARQNWYLSNIGLPGFWPHAELFIGTPAQLGAYFDDDSDVKAWVATLPGAPGSLTRHLARAFPAKWAEYTGKDAHGDPLRIIESISEGVSFTGLEHGMRVDYLGVMRPRLSRLEKARAIVRAFTFQGRPYDFDFDFFSDQTLVCTELVWKSYAPTGDMTGLRIPLVSVAGRRTLPANELVRLFDKEYGREDRQLDFVAFLDGREAEGNAREADATAFRYSYRRAKWDIAQE, encoded by the coding sequence ATGTCCGCCGCGCCCCTGCTGCTTGCCTGGCTCACGCTCGCCAGTACGCCCGCCGCCGCCCCGCCGCCCGTCCATGACGTCTTCGCCCTGGACGAAGCGGCCTTCGTCGCCCAGGCCCAGACCGACCTCGCGCTGCTGGAGCGCCACGTCCGGGGCCTGCGCGGGCTGCAGGAGGCCGTGAAGCAGTCGCGCGCCGTGTACCAGCAGAAGCAGAGCGTGCCATACACGCCGGACCAGAAGCAGCTGCTGCTCAGCACCTGGGCGGCCTTCTTCGACTACTTCGTGTCCGTGGAGGTCATCCGCCAGCGCTACTGGGACTTCGTGAAGGTGCCCGCCCACGCCCATCCGAAGAAGCACGCCTGGGGCTTCCTCCTCACCCACGGCGCGCTCACCACGGAGCTGGCCCACGGACTCACCTACGCGGAGCTCACCCTGGGCAAGAAGCAGCTCGAGGTGCTGCTGGACGAGCCCGCGCCCGAGTACGGCCTGCCCGCGCGCGCCTTCGCCCGGTTCAAGGACAAGGCCATCCACGTCTCCACCAGCACCCAGTTGCTCACGGGGGATGGATACAAGGAACAGCTCCGCCCGCTGCTGGTGAAGGCCGGCGCGCTGGACGCCCCGCGCGTGCCCTGGCTGCTGCAGGAGATGAAGCACAACAGCAAGGTGGCGAAGGGACTGCTCACCCGGCGTGGCGCCACGCTCTTCGCCAAGGCCACGGTGGACCTGACGGCGGACACCGCGCAGCGCGCCTTCTTCCCCGTACAGCGCGCGGTGGCCGAATGGATGGGTGACACCCGCGTGCGCCGCGTGGGCCAGCCGCTCATCTCCCGCGAGCAGGCCCTGTCCCTGCTGGAGAAGATGGAGCCCGGCGACATCGTGGTCGCCCGGCAGAACTGGTACCTCTCCAACATCGGCCTGCCGGGATTCTGGCCACACGCGGAGCTCTTCATCGGCACGCCCGCCCAACTTGGCGCGTACTTCGACGACGACTCGGACGTGAAGGCCTGGGTGGCCACCCTCCCCGGCGCACCGGGCTCGCTCACCCGGCACCTGGCGCGCGCCTTCCCCGCCAAGTGGGCCGAGTACACCGGCAAGGACGCGCATGGCGACCCCCTGCGCATCATCGAATCCATCAGCGAGGGCGTGTCCTTCACCGGCCTGGAGCACGGCATGCGCGTGGACTACCTGGGCGTCATGCGCCCGCGCCTGTCACGCCTGGAGAAGGCCCGCGCCATCGTGCGCGCCTTCACCTTCCAGGGCCGCCCGTATGACTTCGACTTCGACTTCTTCTCCGACCAGACGCTCGTGTGCACGGAGCTGGTGTGGAAGTCCTACGCTCCCACGGGCGACATGACGGGCCTGCGCATCCCCCTGGTCAGCGTGGCTGGCCGCCGCACCCTGCCCGCCAACGAGCTGGTCCGCCTCTTCGACAAGGAATACGGACGCGAGGACCGGCAGCTGGACTTCGTGGCCTTCCTGGATGGCCGGGAGGCGGAAGGCAACGCCAGGGAGGCGGACGCCACCGCTTTCCGTTACAGCTACCGCCGTGCCAAGTGGGACATCGCCCAGGAGTAG
- a CDS encoding SirB1 family protein, with product MARERLVSALAAEPPRLDLAALAIATLDKPLLDAPGCLHMLDVLACRVQVEAERLSEKGEVLAPLRALRHVLADIEGFRGNEDDYHSPENSFLDQVLERKLGLPITLSVVYLEVARRAGISLYGVPFPGHFLVAHDAGDHKLVMDPFHQGDILTEHGCEELLKRVAPQLKFDRNMLAPAPVELITYRMLSNLRRVYLGREDCERGLAVVDLLLLLAPDHPGELRTRAALLSNLGAYRAALKDVERCLELSPDAPDRDRLEMTARELRERAALLN from the coding sequence TTGGCGCGGGAGCGGCTGGTGTCGGCCCTGGCCGCGGAGCCCCCGCGGCTGGACCTGGCGGCGCTGGCCATCGCCACGCTGGACAAGCCCCTGCTGGACGCCCCGGGGTGCCTGCACATGCTGGACGTGCTCGCGTGCCGGGTGCAGGTGGAGGCGGAGCGGCTGAGCGAGAAGGGCGAAGTCCTGGCGCCGCTGCGCGCCTTGCGCCACGTGCTGGCGGACATCGAGGGCTTCCGCGGCAACGAGGACGACTACCACTCCCCGGAGAACAGCTTCCTGGACCAGGTGCTGGAGCGGAAGCTGGGGCTGCCGATTACGTTGTCCGTCGTCTACCTGGAGGTAGCGCGTCGCGCGGGCATCTCCCTGTACGGCGTCCCCTTCCCCGGCCACTTCCTGGTGGCGCACGACGCGGGGGACCACAAGCTGGTCATGGACCCGTTCCATCAAGGGGACATCCTCACCGAGCACGGCTGCGAGGAGCTGCTCAAGCGCGTGGCGCCGCAGCTCAAGTTCGACCGCAACATGCTGGCGCCCGCGCCGGTGGAGCTCATTACGTACCGGATGCTGTCCAACCTGCGGCGCGTGTACCTGGGCAGAGAGGACTGTGAGCGCGGGCTGGCGGTGGTGGACCTGCTGCTGCTCCTGGCGCCGGACCACCCGGGCGAGCTGCGCACCCGTGCCGCGCTGCTCAGCAACCTGGGGGCATACCGCGCGGCGCTGAAGGACGTGGAGCGCTGCCTGGAGCTTTCGCCCGATGCCCCCGACCGCGACCGGCTGGAGATGACGGCCCGCGAGCTGCGGGAGCGCGCCGCGCTGCTCAACTGA
- a CDS encoding NUDIX hydrolase produces MELPGGIVEPGEAPERAAARELEEETGYVPGRLVPVGQVHPNPAFQGNVCFNFLALDCVKRHEGRQDAGEDIAVELHPRAELPRLILEGHISHSLVVAAFFQERLLSESK; encoded by the coding sequence CTGGAGCTCCCCGGTGGAATCGTGGAGCCAGGCGAAGCGCCGGAGCGGGCCGCGGCGCGCGAGTTGGAAGAAGAGACGGGCTACGTGCCGGGCCGCCTGGTGCCGGTGGGCCAGGTGCACCCCAACCCCGCGTTCCAGGGCAACGTGTGCTTCAACTTCCTCGCGCTCGACTGTGTGAAGCGACACGAGGGGCGGCAGGACGCGGGCGAGGACATCGCCGTGGAGCTGCACCCGCGCGCCGAGCTGCCGCGCCTCATCCTGGAAGGACACATCTCCCACTCGCTGGTGGTGGCCGCCTTCTTCCAGGAGCGCCTGCTCAG